A single genomic interval of Macaca nemestrina isolate mMacNem1 chromosome 14, mMacNem.hap1, whole genome shotgun sequence harbors:
- the LOC105498671 gene encoding AN1-type zinc finger protein 5 has translation MAQETNQTPGPMLCSTGCGFYGNPRTNGMCSVCYKEHLQRQQNSGRMSPMGTASGSNSPTSDSASVQRADTSLNNCEGAAGSTSEKSRNVPVAALPVTQQMTEMSISREDKITTPKTEVSEPVVTQPSPSVSQPSTSQSEEKAPELPKPKKNRCFMCRKKVGLTGFDCRCGNLFCGLHRYSDKHNCPYDYKAEAAAKIRKENPVVVAEKIQRI, from the exons ATGGCTCAGGAGACTAACCAGACCCCGGGGCCCATGCTGTGTAGCACAGGATGTGGCTTTTATGGAAATCCTAGGACAAATGGAATGTGTTCAGTTTGCTACAAAGAACATCTTCAGAGGCAGCAGAATAGTGGCAGAATGAGCCCAATGG GGACAGCTAGTGGTTCCAACAGTCCTACCTCAGATTCTGCATCTGTACAGAGAGCAGACACTAGCTTAAACAACTGTGAAGGTGCTGCTGGCAGCACATCTGAAAAATCAAG AAATGTGCCTGTGGCTGCCTTGCCTGTAACTCAGCAAATGACAGAAATGAGCATTTCAAGAGAGGACAAAATAACTACCCCGAAAACAGAGGTGTCAGAGCCAG TTGTCACTCAACCCAGTCCATCAGTTTCTCAGCCCAGTACTTCTCAGAGTGAAGAAAAAGCTCCTGAATTGCCCAAaccaaagaaaaacagatgtttcATGTGCAGAAAGAAAGTTGGTCTTACAG GGTTTGACTGCCGGTGTGGAAATTTGTTTTGTGGACTTCACCGTTACTCTGACAAGCACAACTGTCCATATGACTACAAAGCAGAAGCTGCAGcaaaaatcagaaaagagaatCCAGTTGTTGTGGctgaaaaaattcaaagaatataA